From a region of the Corallococcus coralloides DSM 2259 genome:
- the hprK gene encoding HPr(Ser) kinase/phosphatase, with the protein MKSIRISQLLEDQGHDLRLTLMAGTQGLARTVDSSRIQKPGLALAGFTEHLHPHRVQVFGNTEISYLATLPEDAQRASLAKLFSEEDLACVVVTKALDVPRALVDACEAAGLSLMKTPLLSSEFIQRVQNFLEDALTESSSLHGVLMDVFGVGILLLGKSGIGKSEIALDLVMRGHRLVADDIVDVTRRKGAVYGAGNPVIKHHMEIRGLGIINIKDLFGVSAVREQKKIELVIELQEWDPHQEYDRLGVEDKHLQIVGVDIPLSVVPVRPGRNMATIVEVAARNQLLKLQGHHSAREFAERLNRAIAQGAMRRTLGEEVE; encoded by the coding sequence ATGAAATCCATTCGCATCTCCCAGCTCCTCGAGGACCAGGGCCACGACCTGCGGCTGACCCTGATGGCGGGCACCCAGGGGCTGGCGCGCACGGTGGACTCCTCGCGCATCCAGAAGCCGGGCCTGGCGCTGGCGGGCTTCACGGAGCACCTCCACCCGCACCGCGTCCAGGTCTTCGGCAACACCGAAATCTCCTACCTGGCCACCCTGCCGGAGGACGCGCAGCGCGCGTCGCTGGCCAAGCTCTTCAGCGAAGAGGACCTGGCGTGCGTGGTGGTCACCAAGGCGCTGGACGTGCCGCGCGCGCTGGTGGACGCCTGCGAGGCGGCGGGCCTCTCGCTGATGAAGACGCCGCTGCTCTCCAGCGAGTTCATCCAGCGGGTGCAGAACTTCCTGGAGGACGCGCTCACGGAGTCCAGCAGCCTGCACGGCGTCCTCATGGACGTCTTCGGCGTGGGCATCCTGCTCCTGGGCAAGAGCGGCATCGGCAAGAGTGAAATCGCCCTGGACCTGGTGATGCGCGGCCACCGGCTGGTGGCGGACGACATCGTGGACGTCACCCGGCGCAAGGGGGCCGTCTACGGCGCGGGCAATCCGGTCATCAAGCACCACATGGAGATTCGCGGACTGGGCATCATCAACATCAAGGACCTCTTCGGAGTGTCCGCCGTCCGGGAACAGAAGAAGATTGAGCTTGTGATCGAGCTGCAGGAATGGGATCCGCACCAGGAGTACGACCGACTGGGCGTGGAGGACAAGCACCTGCAGATTGTTGGCGTGGACATCCCCCTGTCGGTCGTCCCCGTGCGTCCTGGACGCAACATGGCCACCATCGTGGAGGTGGCCGCGCGCAACCAACTGTTGAAGCTTCAGGGCCACCATTCGGCGCGAGAGTTCGCCGAGCGACTCAATCGAGCCATCGCCCAGGGGGCGATGCGCCGCACCTTGGGAGAAGAGGTCGAGTGA
- a CDS encoding histidine triad nucleotide-binding protein, whose amino-acid sequence MPESDCLFCKIRDGLIPAKVVYQDENCLAFEDINPQAPTHVLFIPRKHIATVNDITAEDRELVGSLYIGAAKLARERGHADTGYRVVMNTQRDAGQTVFHIHLHLLAGRTLHWPPG is encoded by the coding sequence ATGCCCGAATCCGACTGCCTCTTCTGCAAGATTCGCGATGGCCTCATCCCGGCGAAGGTCGTCTACCAGGACGAAAACTGCCTGGCCTTCGAGGACATCAACCCGCAGGCCCCCACCCACGTGCTGTTCATCCCGCGCAAGCACATCGCCACGGTGAACGACATCACGGCGGAGGACCGGGAGCTGGTGGGCAGCCTCTACATCGGCGCGGCGAAGCTGGCGCGCGAGCGGGGCCACGCGGACACGGGCTACCGCGTGGTGATGAACACCCAGCGCGACGCGGGCCAGACGGTGTTCCACATCCACCTGCACCTGCTCGCGGGCCGCACCCTGCACTGGCCGCCGGGCTAG
- a CDS encoding imm11 family protein produces the protein MFRRLTNALRRLWLRPSESSPSDRQQSLPGGTEPTVATPRRSRASVAEEASSPARTSRPRRPAVRIVAHGAAPHVSNRKTSRRASATTPRFYDLHDDFRAPNRWEPGDPLDLKDKEVGDVWMFTAGRPVDPPGPLHIPNELRAAPLDFSLAGAGLTPVVHPRVAAVFARLAPEDVQLIPVDIEGQREPYFLVVATRLIRCVDEAACLEVLRYGPGDGVPARVGQYRSVRGLRIDPAQVGRARVFRPWGWPVTLVVSEVVKEALEKEGVTGARFTPVTDTRH, from the coding sequence ATGTTCAGGCGTCTCACCAACGCGCTGCGACGGCTGTGGCTCCGCCCCTCCGAAAGCAGCCCCTCGGACCGGCAGCAGAGCCTGCCCGGCGGTACCGAACCCACCGTCGCTACGCCCCGGCGCTCGCGCGCGTCGGTCGCGGAGGAGGCCTCGTCTCCGGCCCGCACCAGCCGCCCGCGCCGCCCGGCCGTCCGCATCGTCGCGCACGGGGCCGCCCCGCACGTCAGCAACCGCAAGACGTCCCGCCGCGCCAGCGCCACCACCCCGCGCTTCTACGACCTGCACGACGACTTCCGCGCCCCCAACCGCTGGGAACCCGGCGACCCGCTGGACCTGAAGGACAAGGAGGTGGGCGACGTGTGGATGTTCACCGCCGGGCGCCCCGTGGATCCGCCCGGCCCCCTCCACATCCCCAACGAGCTGAGGGCCGCCCCGCTGGACTTCAGCCTCGCTGGCGCCGGCCTCACCCCCGTGGTGCACCCGCGCGTCGCCGCCGTGTTCGCGCGCCTGGCGCCGGAGGACGTGCAGCTCATCCCCGTGGACATCGAGGGACAGCGGGAGCCGTACTTCCTCGTCGTCGCCACGCGCCTCATCCGCTGCGTGGACGAAGCCGCCTGCCTGGAGGTCCTCCGCTACGGCCCCGGCGATGGCGTTCCCGCGCGCGTGGGCCAGTACCGCTCCGTGCGGGGCCTGCGAATCGACCCCGCCCAGGTGGGCCGCGCCCGCGTGTTCCGCCCCTGGGGCTGGCCCGTCACCCTCGTCGTCTCCGAGGTCGTGAAGGAGGCCCTGGAGAAGGAAGGCGTCACGGGCGCGCGCTTCACGCCCGTGACGGACACCCGGCACTGA
- a CDS encoding YoaK family protein has translation MFSARSSPQSRRAYSLLAVLLASVAGAVNAMGFVALGAHASHMSGNMATLGESLAQGRWETARLPAQLMGLFVAGAFCATALLDASRHRTRGRHVAALLVELFVLGAVGVGLASMPDTRAPLLLWGFAFAMGLQNALVTRVSGAVVRTTHVTGMLTDIGIQLVQMLAWVRDGLHGKGAPGLWHRVLHLPSAVEFERTRLHLGLVLAFLAGCTLGPYLFLRHGAVTLVLPCAVLGVLAALDARLTVKPAPSPTAPGS, from the coding sequence ATGTTCAGTGCCCGGTCGTCGCCCCAGTCCCGCCGCGCCTACTCCCTGCTCGCCGTGCTGCTGGCATCCGTGGCCGGCGCGGTCAACGCCATGGGGTTCGTGGCGCTGGGCGCGCACGCGTCCCACATGTCCGGGAACATGGCCACGCTGGGCGAGTCCCTGGCCCAGGGCCGCTGGGAGACGGCGCGGCTGCCGGCGCAGCTGATGGGGCTGTTCGTCGCCGGGGCCTTCTGCGCCACGGCGCTGCTGGATGCCTCGCGGCACCGCACGCGGGGCCGTCACGTGGCCGCGCTGCTGGTGGAGCTGTTCGTGCTGGGCGCCGTGGGCGTGGGCCTTGCGTCCATGCCGGACACGCGCGCGCCGCTGCTGCTCTGGGGCTTCGCCTTCGCCATGGGGCTGCAGAACGCGCTCGTCACGCGGGTGTCCGGCGCGGTGGTGCGCACCACGCACGTGACGGGGATGCTCACGGACATCGGCATCCAGCTGGTGCAGATGCTGGCGTGGGTGCGCGACGGCCTCCACGGGAAAGGCGCGCCGGGGCTGTGGCACCGCGTGCTGCACCTGCCCTCCGCCGTGGAGTTCGAGCGCACGCGGCTGCACCTGGGCCTGGTGCTGGCGTTCCTCGCGGGCTGCACGCTGGGGCCGTATCTGTTCCTGCGCCACGGGGCCGTGACGCTGGTGCTGCCGTGCGCGGTGCTGGGCGTGCTGGCGGCGCTGGACGCGCGGCTGACCGTGAAGCCCGCACCGTCCCCCACCGCGCCGGGAAGCTAG
- a CDS encoding PTS sugar transporter subunit IIA: MVGLVIASHGRLADELVSTAEQIVGKLPAVATCNIEPGAPVEDLRAKMKQAVKAVDEGDGVIIMADLFGGTPCKESLMMCQRMNLEVLAGVNLPMLLKANSLRSEQMALSDMANQLASYGQRNITCASALLREAQQQPRT; this comes from the coding sequence ATGGTCGGCCTCGTCATCGCATCGCACGGGCGTCTCGCGGATGAGCTTGTCTCTACCGCTGAACAGATCGTGGGCAAGCTGCCCGCCGTGGCCACTTGCAACATCGAGCCGGGGGCTCCCGTCGAGGACCTCCGCGCCAAGATGAAGCAGGCCGTGAAGGCCGTGGATGAAGGGGACGGCGTCATCATCATGGCCGACCTCTTCGGAGGTACCCCCTGTAAGGAATCGCTGATGATGTGTCAGCGGATGAATCTGGAAGTCCTGGCCGGCGTCAATCTGCCCATGCTGCTGAAGGCCAACTCGCTCCGTTCGGAGCAGATGGCCCTGTCGGACATGGCCAACCAGCTGGCGTCGTACGGCCAGCGCAACATCACCTGTGCATCCGCCCTGCTTCGCGAGGCCCAGCAGCAGCCGCGAACTTGA
- the rapZ gene encoding RNase adapter RapZ: MTAPAKQIIVITGMSGSGKSTAIRALEDAGFFCIDNLPVLLLPKLTELAGGGNIERMALVIDAREGVFLKDAPRVLAEVRRAGHQVDVLFLDASDDSLMRRFSETRRRHPLAPEGTVAEGIHREREALKDLRELADQVIDSSALNVHDLKRMVQGRFSPEPTTGPSLSIMSFGYRYGVPPQADLVFDVRFLPNPYFVPELKGLTGKNPKVSGYVLEREETQAFLEKVVDLCRFLFPRYQKEGKAYLTVALGCTGGKHRSVALAAEMVRRLSADYGRVQLWDRDIEKE, translated from the coding sequence GTGACCGCCCCCGCGAAGCAGATCATCGTCATCACCGGCATGTCAGGTTCCGGTAAGTCCACCGCCATCCGCGCGCTGGAGGACGCCGGCTTCTTCTGCATCGACAACCTGCCGGTGCTCCTCCTGCCCAAGCTCACGGAGCTGGCGGGAGGCGGCAACATCGAGCGCATGGCGCTGGTCATCGACGCGCGCGAGGGCGTCTTCCTCAAGGACGCGCCCCGCGTGCTCGCGGAGGTGCGCCGCGCGGGCCACCAGGTGGACGTGCTCTTCCTGGACGCCAGCGACGACAGCCTCATGCGCCGCTTCAGCGAGACGCGCCGCCGCCACCCGCTGGCCCCCGAGGGCACGGTGGCGGAGGGCATCCACCGGGAGCGCGAGGCGCTGAAGGACCTGCGGGAGCTGGCGGATCAGGTCATCGACTCGTCGGCGCTGAACGTGCACGACCTGAAGCGCATGGTGCAGGGGCGCTTCAGCCCGGAGCCCACGACGGGGCCCAGCCTGTCCATCATGTCCTTCGGCTACCGGTACGGCGTGCCGCCGCAGGCGGATTTGGTATTCGACGTGCGCTTCCTGCCGAACCCGTACTTCGTGCCGGAGCTCAAGGGGCTCACGGGCAAGAACCCGAAGGTGTCCGGGTACGTGCTGGAGCGCGAGGAGACGCAAGCGTTCCTCGAGAAGGTCGTGGACCTCTGCCGGTTCCTGTTCCCCCGCTACCAGAAGGAGGGCAAGGCGTACCTCACGGTGGCGCTGGGGTGCACGGGCGGCAAGCACCGCTCGGTGGCGCTGGCGGCGGAGATGGTGCGCCGGCTGTCCGCGGACTACGGCCGCGTGCAGCTGTGGGACCGGGACATCGAGAAGGAGTAG
- a CDS encoding PTS sugar transporter subunit IIC, protein MNVGWTQVALACLWGGLVAVERKAFLQAMLSRPLVAATFMGALLGDVGGGLSVGMLLELFYLGTANLGASLPENDTLAATGTAAAAATLTAATGAGSTPAIWSLAVLLFIGLGRVGRRLDRLLEGYSARLARVALASAEAGNLNRAMRQNLWGMWPHFLSYGAITGACALAGYFLEPLMVALPHGMVRGLAWAYPAMASVAAAIAAQSSHAKRAPLYAGLAAAAVTTAVVLVQLQEQRP, encoded by the coding sequence GTGAACGTCGGCTGGACCCAGGTGGCGCTCGCGTGTCTCTGGGGGGGGCTGGTGGCCGTGGAGCGCAAGGCGTTCCTCCAGGCCATGCTGTCCCGGCCCCTGGTGGCCGCCACGTTCATGGGCGCCCTCTTGGGCGACGTGGGCGGAGGCCTGTCCGTCGGCATGCTGCTGGAGCTGTTCTACCTGGGCACCGCCAACCTGGGCGCCTCCCTTCCGGAGAACGACACGCTCGCGGCCACCGGCACCGCCGCCGCCGCCGCCACCCTCACCGCCGCCACGGGCGCGGGCTCCACGCCGGCCATCTGGTCGCTGGCCGTGCTGCTCTTCATCGGGCTGGGGCGGGTGGGGCGCCGGCTGGACCGGCTCCTGGAGGGCTACTCCGCCCGGCTCGCGCGCGTGGCGCTGGCGTCCGCGGAAGCAGGCAACCTCAACCGCGCCATGCGGCAGAACCTGTGGGGCATGTGGCCGCACTTCCTGTCCTACGGCGCCATCACCGGCGCGTGCGCGCTGGCCGGCTACTTCCTGGAGCCGCTGATGGTGGCGCTGCCGCACGGGATGGTGCGGGGCCTGGCGTGGGCCTACCCGGCCATGGCGTCCGTGGCGGCGGCCATCGCCGCGCAGTCCAGCCACGCAAAGCGCGCGCCCCTGTACGCGGGCCTGGCCGCGGCGGCCGTCACCACGGCGGTGGTGCTGGTGCAGCTGCAGGAGCAGCGGCCATGA
- a CDS encoding ATPase, T2SS/T4P/T4SS family gives MTTPSPKSEAPATPDAVFASLLQKLGEAGRAPSGAVASPKTPETLAAALFDVAGRTGTAMFSVWAADDSDSVADEDEDADGDEARAETGGRVINAGITLFFIEKDTPGTVGLLGAERVPVRQPMAYELYRPLGKALAAHAKRGADPVMPDRGHVSFPVGAADPDIEFRVSFRDDALGLWTTVLARDRETRQAYPSITRLPLSAEHAAFLKGLFNRLDKSLFNGQLVMLTGASNTGRSTTLRAVMDALPDNVHALAAVEEPKGGPGGAIGVVKVSGELPLAQALRSFLRQDPDLVFADEVRTLEDMQMLCNAAFTGHATVCVLEAKTPEEGYAWLTEAMPGLPVHSLIVHHTRDAATGALSMTLHETKPTDDGNTLHVVSWARAS, from the coding sequence ATGACGACGCCGAGCCCGAAGTCCGAAGCCCCCGCCACGCCGGACGCCGTGTTCGCCAGCCTGCTCCAGAAGCTGGGGGAGGCGGGCCGGGCGCCGTCCGGAGCCGTGGCCTCGCCGAAGACGCCGGAAACCTTGGCGGCGGCCCTCTTCGACGTCGCGGGCCGGACGGGCACTGCGATGTTCTCCGTCTGGGCGGCGGATGACTCGGACAGCGTCGCGGACGAGGACGAAGACGCGGACGGTGACGAAGCCCGAGCGGAGACCGGCGGCCGGGTGATCAACGCGGGCATCACGCTGTTCTTCATCGAGAAGGACACGCCGGGCACGGTGGGATTGCTGGGCGCCGAGCGGGTGCCAGTGCGTCAGCCCATGGCGTACGAGCTGTACCGGCCGCTGGGGAAGGCGCTGGCGGCGCACGCGAAGCGGGGCGCGGATCCGGTGATGCCGGACCGGGGCCACGTGTCCTTCCCGGTGGGCGCGGCGGACCCGGACATCGAGTTCCGCGTGTCCTTCCGCGATGACGCACTGGGCCTCTGGACCACGGTGCTGGCGAGGGACCGGGAGACGCGCCAGGCGTACCCGAGCATCACCCGCCTTCCGCTGTCCGCTGAACACGCGGCGTTTCTCAAGGGGCTCTTCAACCGCCTGGACAAGTCGCTGTTCAACGGCCAGTTGGTGATGCTCACGGGCGCATCCAACACGGGGCGCAGCACGACCCTGCGCGCGGTGATGGATGCGCTGCCCGACAACGTGCACGCGCTGGCGGCGGTGGAGGAGCCGAAGGGAGGGCCGGGCGGCGCCATCGGTGTGGTGAAGGTGAGCGGAGAGCTGCCGCTGGCGCAGGCGCTGCGTTCGTTCCTGCGACAGGACCCGGACCTCGTCTTCGCGGACGAGGTGCGCACGCTGGAGGACATGCAGATGCTCTGCAATGCAGCGTTCACGGGGCACGCCACGGTCTGCGTCCTGGAGGCGAAGACCCCCGAGGAGGGCTACGCGTGGCTGACGGAAGCCATGCCGGGGCTGCCCGTCCACTCGCTCATCGTGCACCACACGCGCGACGCGGCGACGGGAGCCCTCTCGATGACGCTCCACGAGACGAAGCCCACGGATGACGGCAACACGCTGCACGTCGTCTCGTGGGCGCGTGCGAGCTGA
- a CDS encoding general secretion pathway protein GspE encodes MTRKLGEQLILDGVLTPEVLSRALARQKETGLKLGECLVRLGVDETPVLRLLAQELKTRFVSTEKLAQAKVDAALLERVPVRLAEGFDFMPLRLVQDALYVAISEPQRQRALEEIGKTVGVAQVLPFVAVRRSIRAAIRKHYYADAHAFEHPPEDLACPHCGASCKPGDFQCARCELLLVRSVEELPPRDNVSLVRALLTRPEQTGARGVPRPPQQEATRVVSFQAQAQPKAKGLPVRPVIVAGLDLVNRPLSPFEAYVLSFVDGRTALADMAMITQVTELELRAVFESLSERGVTKLVGTLASAEVAFTGDGVPAFSREPKTVPPAPAVKVAAAPAARAQAPRQAPMPSVSLAAALTAKPPSVAPAPVARKEDAQEEVLQRVVRLEQAGKLAEALDLLERSIGLLPKPAPLYNRMGMILLNHQRDYERASAFFQKASDLEPENSVYTMNLYSVLALTAEATNAGQKKPRR; translated from the coding sequence ATGACGCGCAAGCTCGGGGAGCAGTTGATCCTGGATGGAGTGCTGACGCCGGAGGTGCTGTCCCGAGCGCTCGCGCGGCAGAAGGAGACGGGGCTGAAGCTGGGCGAGTGCCTGGTGCGGCTGGGCGTGGACGAGACGCCGGTGTTGCGGCTGTTGGCGCAGGAGCTGAAGACGCGCTTCGTGTCCACGGAGAAGCTGGCGCAGGCGAAGGTGGATGCGGCGCTGTTGGAGCGGGTGCCGGTGCGGCTGGCGGAGGGCTTCGACTTCATGCCGCTGCGGCTGGTGCAGGACGCGCTGTACGTGGCCATCTCCGAGCCGCAGCGGCAGCGGGCGCTGGAGGAGATCGGGAAGACGGTGGGCGTGGCGCAGGTGCTGCCGTTCGTGGCGGTGCGCAGGTCCATCCGCGCGGCCATCCGCAAGCACTACTACGCGGACGCGCACGCCTTCGAGCACCCGCCGGAGGACCTGGCGTGTCCGCACTGTGGTGCGTCGTGCAAGCCGGGGGACTTCCAGTGCGCGCGCTGTGAGCTGCTGCTCGTGAGGAGCGTGGAGGAGCTGCCGCCCCGGGACAACGTGTCGCTGGTGCGCGCGCTGCTCACGAGGCCGGAGCAGACGGGCGCGCGCGGCGTGCCCCGCCCGCCGCAGCAGGAGGCGACGCGGGTGGTGTCGTTCCAGGCGCAGGCCCAGCCGAAAGCGAAGGGGCTGCCGGTGCGGCCGGTCATCGTCGCGGGGCTGGACCTGGTGAACCGGCCGCTGAGCCCGTTCGAGGCGTACGTGCTGTCGTTCGTGGACGGGCGCACGGCGCTGGCGGACATGGCGATGATCACCCAGGTGACGGAGCTGGAGCTGCGCGCGGTGTTCGAGTCGCTGTCGGAGCGAGGCGTGACGAAGCTGGTGGGCACGCTGGCGTCGGCGGAGGTGGCTTTCACGGGAGATGGTGTGCCCGCGTTCTCGCGCGAGCCGAAGACCGTGCCACCAGCTCCGGCCGTGAAGGTGGCGGCGGCTCCCGCGGCCCGTGCCCAGGCTCCGCGGCAGGCGCCGATGCCTTCGGTGTCACTGGCCGCCGCGCTGACGGCGAAGCCTCCTTCCGTGGCGCCGGCTCCGGTGGCCCGGAAGGAGGACGCGCAGGAGGAGGTGCTCCAGCGCGTCGTGCGGCTGGAGCAGGCGGGGAAATTGGCGGAGGCGCTGGACCTGCTGGAGCGCAGCATCGGGCTCTTGCCGAAGCCCGCGCCGCTCTACAACCGCATGGGGATGATCCTCCTGAACCACCAGCGCGATTACGAACGCGCCAGTGCGTTCTTCCAGAAGGCGTCGGACCTGGAGCCGGAGAACAGCGTCTACACGATGAACCTGTACTCCGTGCTGGCGCTCACGGCTGAAGCCACGAACGCGGGGCAGAAGAAGCCCCGACGCTGA
- a CDS encoding PTS sugar transporter subunit IIB: MITLVRVDNRLIHGQVVEAWLPHLKVSRVVVADDEAASSPLIRAAMALAVQSAIEVQILPLAQVDFAALSKDGVRTLVLLRDVASVPFAFQAGLAMDQLNLGNVHFGTGRRQVSPSVFLAEGELQALQQLSAQGVRVEARAVPAEKSVDLPDLTERWSKAG; this comes from the coding sequence GTGATCACCCTGGTCCGCGTCGACAACCGCCTCATCCATGGTCAGGTCGTCGAAGCCTGGCTTCCCCACCTCAAGGTGTCCCGAGTGGTGGTGGCGGACGATGAGGCGGCCTCCAGTCCCCTCATCCGTGCCGCCATGGCGCTCGCCGTGCAGAGCGCCATCGAGGTGCAGATCCTCCCCCTCGCCCAGGTGGACTTCGCCGCCCTGTCCAAGGACGGCGTGCGCACGCTGGTGCTCCTGAGGGATGTCGCCTCCGTGCCGTTCGCCTTCCAGGCCGGGCTGGCCATGGACCAGCTCAACCTGGGCAACGTGCACTTCGGCACCGGAAGGAGGCAGGTGTCGCCGTCCGTCTTCCTGGCGGAAGGGGAACTGCAGGCCCTCCAGCAGCTGTCCGCGCAGGGCGTGCGCGTGGAGGCGCGCGCCGTGCCCGCGGAGAAGTCCGTGGACCTGCCGGATTTGACCGAGCGCTGGTCGAAGGCCGGGTGA
- a CDS encoding SPFH domain-containing protein, translated as MFIGYMKSTPTTYVMQYRDGEVVREGAGLSFLYWKPATTLVAVPLSSADVPFAFNEVTRDFQPVTIQGQLTYRVEDARRLAGLLDYSITPAGRHRSDDPEKLSDRLVQAAQVRARAVVQSLSLREVLVQSDMLEARVLAALAEAESVKALGVHVMAFSVLSIQPTPEMARALEAAAREGLQREADEAIYARRNAAVEQERRIKESELATELVVEERQRQIREAKMAADIAVEEQRAALMERWVQNERQSADARAYTLEKTLEPVKNVDWKTLLATSANGGDPALHIALAFREMGENAQRIGELNVSPDLLRSLLPPDAGPNPGPRSGPKPNKPGRADVQHFDR; from the coding sequence ATGTTCATCGGGTACATGAAGTCGACGCCGACCACGTACGTGATGCAGTACCGGGACGGCGAGGTGGTCCGGGAGGGCGCGGGCCTGTCGTTCCTCTATTGGAAGCCGGCGACGACGCTGGTGGCGGTGCCCCTGTCCAGCGCGGACGTCCCGTTCGCCTTCAATGAGGTCACCCGCGACTTCCAGCCGGTGACGATCCAGGGGCAGCTGACATACCGGGTGGAGGACGCGCGGAGGCTGGCGGGGCTGCTGGACTACTCCATCACCCCGGCGGGGCGTCACCGCTCCGACGACCCGGAGAAGCTGTCGGACCGGCTGGTGCAGGCCGCGCAGGTGCGCGCCCGCGCGGTGGTGCAGTCCCTGAGCCTGCGCGAGGTGCTGGTGCAGTCCGACATGCTGGAGGCCCGGGTGCTGGCGGCGCTGGCGGAGGCGGAGTCCGTGAAGGCGCTGGGCGTGCACGTGATGGCCTTCTCCGTGCTCTCCATCCAGCCCACGCCGGAGATGGCGCGAGCCCTGGAAGCCGCCGCGCGCGAAGGGCTCCAGCGGGAAGCGGACGAAGCCATCTACGCCCGGCGCAACGCGGCCGTGGAGCAGGAGCGCCGCATCAAGGAGAGCGAGCTGGCCACGGAGCTGGTGGTGGAGGAGCGCCAGCGCCAGATTCGCGAGGCGAAGATGGCCGCGGACATCGCGGTGGAGGAGCAGCGCGCCGCCCTCATGGAGCGCTGGGTCCAGAACGAGCGCCAGTCCGCGGACGCGCGCGCGTACACCCTGGAGAAGACGCTGGAGCCGGTGAAGAACGTGGATTGGAAGACGCTCCTGGCCACGTCCGCCAACGGCGGAGACCCCGCGCTCCACATCGCCCTGGCCTTCCGCGAGATGGGTGAGAACGCGCAGCGCATCGGCGAGCTCAACGTGTCGCCGGACCTGCTGCGCTCGCTGCTGCCCCCGGACGCGGGCCCGAACCCGGGACCCCGCTCGGGTCCCAAGCCGAACAAGCCCGGCCGCGCGGACGTCCAGCACTTCGACCGCTGA
- a CDS encoding class I SAM-dependent methyltransferase, which yields MPSPSESYLLDFHARLAGVTSRWFGHAPVQRDGETAPSTYALLEAVVPHDARPLAVLDLACGDGYLLELLARRKQPGLSLLGLDMSEHELAAARGRLNGAATLFQGRAQSLPFGDASVDVVLSHLALMLMDDVEAVLAELRRVLKPGGRVSIVVGGDLVPGNALEVFAGLMKSAATVAPTRLGDPKVRSSDGLRELFAEGFVDVTVRSLSVQGDGPPQEVWESLLTTYDADRLPPAAQASIKAAFLQAVEPLRRSDGSVPLQWGMRQLTAFRMP from the coding sequence ATGCCCTCCCCTTCCGAGTCGTACCTGCTGGACTTCCATGCGCGCCTCGCGGGCGTGACTTCGCGGTGGTTCGGGCACGCGCCCGTGCAGCGGGATGGGGAGACGGCGCCTTCGACCTATGCGCTGCTGGAGGCGGTCGTGCCTCACGATGCGCGGCCCCTGGCGGTGCTCGACCTCGCATGTGGGGATGGGTACCTGCTCGAGCTGCTTGCACGGAGGAAGCAGCCCGGGTTGTCGCTGCTGGGGCTCGACATGAGCGAGCACGAGCTTGCTGCGGCACGGGGGCGGTTGAACGGCGCTGCGACCCTGTTCCAGGGACGCGCGCAGTCGCTTCCGTTCGGGGATGCCAGTGTCGATGTCGTGTTGAGCCACCTGGCGCTCATGTTGATGGACGACGTGGAGGCCGTGCTCGCGGAACTGCGGCGCGTGCTGAAGCCGGGCGGACGGGTGTCCATCGTCGTCGGTGGCGACCTGGTGCCGGGCAACGCGCTGGAGGTGTTCGCTGGACTCATGAAGAGCGCGGCGACGGTTGCTCCCACGCGGCTGGGCGATCCGAAGGTCCGATCCAGTGATGGGTTGCGAGAACTCTTCGCCGAGGGCTTCGTGGACGTCACGGTGCGGTCCCTCTCCGTGCAGGGGGATGGGCCCCCGCAAGAGGTCTGGGAGTCGCTGCTCACGACGTATGACGCGGACCGCTTGCCTCCGGCGGCACAGGCTTCGATCAAGGCCGCTTTCCTCCAGGCCGTGGAGCCGCTGCGGCGCTCGGATGGCAGCGTCCCGTTGCAGTGGGGCATGCGGCAGCTGACAGCGTTCCGGATGCCCTGA
- a CDS encoding Imm21 family immunity protein produces the protein MAATTHVLGGWIESAGGPLLMLPLSARTAWKGVWSGDYREACAVKDRLESLVRPWGDVLVLGDEPMRTGVLFRPDGPCLIRWRYAPDEACMIEVALETDVDRLVPVESLMFDVKDEPYAIIDSGDDGGRAEVLEFKPPAGQRLVRTYEIQDDAKQVALLLHRF, from the coding sequence ATGGCTGCAACGACCCATGTCCTTGGAGGGTGGATCGAATCCGCGGGAGGCCCCCTCTTGATGCTTCCGCTCTCCGCGAGGACTGCCTGGAAGGGAGTCTGGAGTGGCGACTATCGCGAAGCCTGCGCCGTCAAGGACCGCCTGGAATCACTGGTTCGTCCATGGGGCGACGTGCTGGTGCTCGGCGACGAGCCCATGCGCACCGGAGTGCTCTTCCGGCCAGACGGCCCATGCCTCATTCGTTGGAGGTACGCACCCGATGAGGCGTGCATGATCGAGGTCGCGCTCGAAACCGATGTCGACAGGCTCGTGCCCGTCGAGTCACTGATGTTCGATGTGAAGGATGAGCCCTACGCCATCATCGACAGTGGCGACGATGGAGGGAGGGCGGAGGTGCTGGAGTTCAAGCCCCCAGCGGGCCAGAGGCTCGTCCGTACCTACGAAATCCAGGACGATGCGAAGCAGGTCGCCTTGCTCCTTCATCGCTTCTAG